From the Desulfovibrio sp. JY genome, one window contains:
- a CDS encoding transporter substrate-binding domain-containing protein, translating to MVRFIRIISLAFVALTMCCGTAVATTTPFDVYEGSNLRAIVQRGTLVVGMELKFWPFEYVDKEGKPVGFDVDIAKTLADRLGVKLEIKDMEWTGLIPALTAGKIDLIISGISGTLERAKSITFTSPYFTTGLCALLSTKKAGDVKSVEALNAPGRVLAVKTGTTADLVATKKFPKANINRYQDETSCVQEVVAGRADAFFYDQISIAKHHKQNPEATKALLTPFTYEPFCIALQKGDFDWWQWLEMYLTTIKADGTLDALHAKYFKDILGK from the coding sequence ATGGTTCGTTTCATCCGCATCATCAGCCTGGCCTTTGTGGCCCTGACCATGTGCTGCGGCACTGCTGTCGCCACCACCACGCCGTTCGACGTCTACGAGGGCAGCAATCTGCGCGCCATCGTGCAGCGCGGCACGCTGGTCGTGGGCATGGAACTCAAATTCTGGCCCTTCGAGTATGTGGACAAGGAGGGCAAACCCGTCGGCTTCGACGTGGACATCGCCAAAACCCTGGCCGACCGGCTGGGAGTCAAGCTGGAAATCAAGGACATGGAGTGGACCGGGCTCATCCCGGCCCTGACCGCCGGCAAGATCGACCTCATCATCTCCGGCATCAGCGGCACCCTGGAGCGGGCCAAGTCCATCACCTTCACCTCGCCCTACTTCACGACCGGTCTGTGCGCGCTGCTTTCGACCAAGAAGGCCGGCGACGTCAAAAGCGTGGAGGCATTGAACGCCCCGGGCCGGGTGCTGGCGGTCAAGACCGGCACCACCGCCGACCTGGTGGCCACCAAGAAATTTCCCAAGGCCAACATCAACCGCTACCAGGACGAGACGTCCTGCGTCCAGGAAGTGGTGGCCGGCCGGGCCGACGCGTTCTTCTACGACCAGATCTCCATCGCCAAGCACCACAAGCAAAATCCCGAGGCCACCAAAGCGCTTCTCACGCCCTTCACCTACGAGCCTTTCTGCATTGCTCTGCAAAAAGGCGATTTCGACTGGTGGCAGTGGCTGGAGATGTACCTCACCACCATCAAGGCCGACGGCACCCTTGACGCGTTGCACGCCAAGTACTTCAAGGACATTCTCGGCAAATAG
- a CDS encoding amino acid ABC transporter permease — protein sequence MRWSTPRWLVRAVLLAALTAGLWVVLSQIRYHWDWGAVWAYRDIFLAGLGVTVYVSAGAIALGLLFGLASGLASVSGNVWLTEMAALYVGAFRGTPLLVQILIFYFCVGVVIHVDSPYLIGTVTLAFFSGAYISEMVRAGVESIDVGQWETALSSGLTHRQTLFYVIFPQAVRRIVPPVTGQFVSCIKDSSLLSIISVRELTKAAEVVNATTYKTFEAYLPLALLYLLLTWPLSHLTGRLERGIRNGTKSRPR from the coding sequence ATGAGGTGGTCCACGCCCCGGTGGCTTGTCCGGGCTGTTTTGCTCGCCGCCCTGACGGCCGGCCTGTGGGTCGTGTTGTCGCAGATCCGGTACCACTGGGACTGGGGCGCGGTGTGGGCCTACCGCGACATCTTCCTCGCCGGGCTCGGCGTGACGGTGTACGTTTCGGCCGGGGCCATCGCCCTGGGCCTGCTCTTCGGCCTGGCCTCCGGGCTGGCCTCGGTGTCGGGCAATGTCTGGCTCACCGAGATGGCGGCGCTTTACGTCGGGGCCTTTCGCGGCACGCCGCTTTTAGTGCAGATCCTCATCTTCTATTTCTGCGTCGGGGTGGTGATCCACGTGGACAGCCCGTACCTGATCGGCACGGTGACCCTGGCCTTTTTCTCCGGGGCCTACATCTCGGAAATGGTGCGGGCCGGAGTCGAATCCATCGACGTCGGCCAGTGGGAGACGGCCCTGTCCTCGGGACTGACCCATCGCCAGACGCTTTTCTACGTCATCTTCCCCCAGGCGGTCCGGCGCATCGTGCCGCCGGTGACGGGCCAGTTCGTCTCCTGCATCAAGGACTCGTCGCTTCTGTCGATCATCAGCGTGCGCGAACTGACCAAGGCGGCCGAGGTGGTCAACGCCACCACCTACAAGACCTTCGAGGCCTATCTGCCCCTGGCCCTGCTCTACCTGCTTCTCACCTGGCCCCTTTCGCACTTGACCGGCCGTCTGGAAAGGGGAATACGAAATGGAACCAAATCACGACCGCGATAA
- a CDS encoding glutaredoxin family protein, protein MSADIKIYALSTCVHCKHAKEYLEEHHIPFDCVHVDFLSGEERAKVMDIVRKLNPSLSFPTIVIGDKVIVGFRRDEIEQAVSQCEKK, encoded by the coding sequence ATGAGCGCCGACATCAAGATCTATGCCCTTTCCACCTGCGTGCATTGCAAACACGCCAAGGAATACCTTGAGGAACACCACATTCCTTTCGACTGCGTCCACGTGGACTTCCTCTCCGGCGAGGAGCGCGCCAAGGTCATGGACATCGTGCGCAAACTCAACCCGTCCCTGTCCTTCCCCACCATCGTCATCGGCGACAAGGTCATCGTCGGCTTCCGACGCGACGAGATCGAGCAGGCCGTAAGCCAGTGCGAAAAGAAATGA
- a CDS encoding ferredoxin:thioredoxin reductase yields the protein MNARELHDTLKPIQEAKGNYFNPDMEMTLDLLASLLTNKERYGYMACPCRLASGKFELDRDVVCPCEYRDPDVTEFGACFCGLYVSKAVLDGDIPLPVVPERRPVEKTLAAFG from the coding sequence ATGAACGCCCGCGAACTCCACGATACGTTAAAGCCCATCCAGGAAGCCAAGGGGAACTATTTCAACCCCGACATGGAAATGACCCTGGACCTGTTGGCGAGTCTTCTGACCAACAAGGAACGCTACGGCTACATGGCCTGTCCCTGCCGGCTGGCCTCGGGCAAGTTCGAACTCGACCGCGACGTGGTCTGCCCGTGCGAATACCGCGACCCGGACGTGACCGAATTCGGCGCCTGCTTTTGCGGGCTGTACGTCTCCAAGGCCGTACTCGACGGAGACATCCCTCTGCCCGTTGTGCCGGAACGCCGGCCGGTGGAAAAGACCCTGGCGGCCTTCGGCTGA
- a CDS encoding PAS domain S-box protein translates to MALLLGGVLLGAAAISILTFGRKPGRQSHQLLLDRVVGALSDPFYIKNPQGCFTLVNDAFCTLAGRGREDILGHDAPSVFPGRAGSPSLKNDAMVLACGFEDVAEETAFDADGARRVFMTRKTLHVDPAGGRHVVGLIRDITSRKRAERALLASEARYRRIVETANEGIWAVNAHWRTIYANAVMGYMLGLTPEEMAGRPVAEFLFPEDGDLHQAMLRRESLPPGGGLYERRLKRADGRVIWTLIAVSSEYDASGRFAGSVGMFTNITERKHAEESLRQSETRLAAAKEAAETASKTKSEFLANMSHEIRTPLNGLLGMLQILEDTGLDAEQHDCVVTALDSGRRLTRLLTDILDLSRVESGKLALARAPFSLREVFASIQTVFATSLEQRGLTLETTVSPAVPALLLGDEGRIRQVLLNLVGNAIKFTKTGGVFLEAGSSPDPETGQVRLILSVADTGIGIPRNKIMAVFDAFTQVDASNTRIHQGAGLGLSIVDRLVRLMGGQVWMDSEPGIGTCVMCTLLLPQAALALAEPPPTIMASEKKGLRILLVEDERINRLAVGTLLRHQGHTIIEAASGQDALDIFGREIFDVVLLDIQMPGMDGLETLAFLRDAAIYGPKSATPVVALTAHAMAGDRERFLAAGMDDYLAKPVEAFALAAVLARLPARE, encoded by the coding sequence ATGGCCCTGCTGCTCGGCGGGGTGCTGCTTGGGGCAGCGGCCATAAGCATCCTGACCTTTGGCCGTAAGCCCGGCAGACAGTCCCACCAGCTCCTGCTCGACCGGGTGGTCGGCGCATTGTCGGACCCGTTTTACATCAAGAACCCGCAAGGTTGTTTCACCCTGGTCAACGACGCGTTCTGCACCCTGGCCGGTCGCGGCCGGGAGGACATCCTTGGCCATGACGCCCCGAGCGTCTTTCCGGGCCGGGCCGGCTCGCCGTCGCTCAAAAACGACGCCATGGTCCTGGCCTGCGGCTTCGAAGACGTGGCCGAGGAGACGGCCTTTGACGCCGATGGCGCTCGGCGCGTGTTCATGACCCGCAAGACCCTGCACGTCGATCCCGCCGGTGGCCGCCACGTGGTGGGGCTTATCCGCGACATCACCAGCCGCAAGCGGGCCGAACGGGCGCTTTTGGCCAGCGAGGCCCGCTACCGCCGCATCGTCGAGACCGCCAACGAGGGCATCTGGGCCGTCAACGCCCACTGGCGCACGATCTATGCCAACGCGGTCATGGGCTACATGCTCGGGCTCACCCCGGAAGAGATGGCCGGCCGGCCGGTAGCCGAATTCCTGTTTCCCGAAGACGGCGACTTGCACCAGGCCATGCTGCGCCGGGAGTCCCTGCCCCCGGGCGGCGGGCTCTACGAACGACGGCTCAAGCGGGCCGACGGCCGGGTAATCTGGACGCTGATCGCCGTCAGCAGCGAATACGACGCCTCGGGCCGTTTCGCCGGCTCGGTCGGCATGTTCACCAACATCACCGAGCGCAAGCACGCCGAGGAATCCCTGCGCCAGTCCGAAACGCGCCTGGCCGCCGCCAAGGAGGCCGCCGAAACCGCGAGCAAGACGAAAAGCGAATTCCTGGCCAACATGAGCCATGAGATCCGCACGCCTTTAAACGGCCTGCTCGGCATGCTCCAGATCCTGGAAGACACCGGCCTCGACGCGGAACAGCACGACTGCGTGGTCACGGCCCTGGATTCCGGCCGACGCCTCACGCGGCTTTTGACCGATATCCTCGACCTGTCGCGGGTGGAATCCGGCAAACTCGCCCTGGCCCGCGCCCCCTTTTCCCTACGCGAGGTGTTCGCCTCCATCCAGACCGTTTTCGCCACCAGCCTCGAACAACGCGGCCTGACCCTGGAAACCACTGTCTCCCCGGCCGTACCCGCCCTGCTTTTGGGTGACGAGGGCCGCATCCGTCAGGTGCTGCTCAACCTCGTCGGCAACGCCATCAAGTTCACCAAGACCGGCGGCGTGTTCCTGGAAGCCGGCTCCTCGCCCGATCCGGAAACCGGCCAGGTGCGCCTGATCCTGTCCGTGGCCGATACCGGCATCGGCATTCCCCGGAACAAAATCATGGCGGTTTTCGATGCATTCACCCAGGTCGACGCCTCCAATACCCGCATCCACCAGGGCGCGGGACTGGGGCTTTCCATCGTCGACCGGCTGGTGCGGCTCATGGGGGGGCAGGTCTGGATGGACAGCGAACCGGGCATCGGTACCTGCGTCATGTGCACGCTGCTGCTGCCCCAGGCCGCCCTGGCCCTGGCCGAGCCGCCGCCAACCATAATGGCTTCCGAAAAAAAGGGACTGCGCATCCTGCTGGTCGAGGACGAACGCATCAACCGCCTGGCCGTGGGCACACTACTGCGCCACCAGGGCCATACCATCATCGAGGCGGCATCGGGGCAGGACGCCCTGGACATCTTCGGCCGGGAAATTTTCGACGTGGTGCTGCTCGACATCCAGATGCCGGGCATGGACGGACTGGAAACTTTGGCCTTCCTGCGCGACGCCGCCATCTACGGCCCCAAATCCGCCACGCCCGTGGTCGCCCTGACCGCCCACGCCATGGCCGGCGACCGCGAACGCTTTCTGGCGGCCGGCATGGACGACTACTTGGCCAAACCCGTGGAAGCCTTCGCCCTGGCCGCCGTCCTCGCCCGCCTGCCGGCGCGCGAATAA
- the pyrR gene encoding bifunctional pyr operon transcriptional regulator/uracil phosphoribosyltransferase PyrR: MTAGEVRRTLERLAFEIIEHHDPGCGLALIGIQRRGAELATRLKALIDARAGCDVPLGKLDINLYRDDWTNREVQPQVGPSHIPFSLAEKNVVLIDDVLFSGRTIRAALEALLDYGRPNRVELLVLIDRRGHRELPIQADYFGKRVHTEPGEHVDVAVAELDGEDGVMLVG, from the coding sequence ATGACCGCCGGCGAGGTGCGACGCACTTTGGAACGGCTGGCTTTCGAAATCATCGAGCACCACGATCCCGGTTGCGGGCTGGCCCTCATCGGCATCCAGCGCCGTGGGGCGGAACTGGCCACGCGGCTCAAGGCGCTTATCGACGCCCGGGCCGGTTGCGACGTGCCTCTCGGCAAGCTCGACATCAACTTGTACCGCGACGATTGGACCAATCGCGAGGTCCAGCCGCAAGTGGGGCCGTCGCACATTCCGTTTTCCCTGGCCGAAAAGAACGTGGTGCTCATCGACGACGTGCTCTTTTCCGGCCGCACCATCCGGGCCGCCCTGGAGGCGCTGCTCGACTACGGCCGGCCCAACCGGGTGGAGCTGCTCGTGCTCATCGATCGCCGGGGACACCGCGAACTGCCCATCCAGGCCGACTACTTCGGCAAGCGCGTGCATACCGAACCCGGCGAACACGTGGACGTGGCCGTGGCCGAACTCGACGGCGAAGACGGCGTCATGCTGGTCGGATAA
- a CDS encoding IscA/HesB family protein → MVSLTDTARAELDNYFADKQKSPIRVYLNKGSCCGPSLTLALDEARENDDVFDLNGYTFVVEKELMALATPITVDMTDYGFSVSSSLQLGGGSCGSGGGSCGGGSCGSSGSCCS, encoded by the coding sequence ATGGTTTCTTTGACGGATACGGCACGCGCCGAACTCGACAATTACTTCGCGGACAAGCAAAAGTCCCCTATTCGCGTGTACCTCAACAAGGGAAGCTGCTGCGGCCCTTCCCTGACCCTTGCCCTGGACGAAGCCCGTGAAAACGACGACGTTTTCGACTTGAACGGCTACACCTTCGTCGTGGAAAAGGAACTGATGGCCCTGGCCACCCCCATCACCGTGGACATGACCGACTACGGTTTTTCCGTCTCCTCGAGCCTGCAACTCGGTGGTGGCTCCTGCGGCAGCGGCGGCGGTTCCTGCGGCGGTGGTTCCTGCGGCAGCAGCGGCTCCTGCTGCAGCTAG
- a CDS encoding response regulator, whose translation MPGKILIVDDEVHIRMLLEQTLEELEEECGVEILSAQNGEEGLAVIQSEKPDVVFLDIMMPKLNGYEVCQRVKEDPAITGIGIVLLTAKGQEVDRRQGMELGASRYMTKPFDPDEVLRVAKELLHLDAC comes from the coding sequence ATGCCCGGCAAGATTCTCATTGTCGATGATGAGGTGCATATTCGTATGCTCCTCGAGCAGACGCTTGAAGAGCTGGAGGAAGAGTGCGGCGTTGAAATCCTTTCCGCCCAGAACGGCGAGGAGGGCCTTGCCGTCATCCAATCCGAAAAGCCTGACGTGGTCTTCCTGGACATCATGATGCCCAAGCTCAACGGCTACGAGGTTTGCCAACGCGTCAAGGAAGACCCCGCCATCACCGGTATCGGCATCGTGCTGCTCACGGCCAAGGGACAGGAAGTCGACCGCCGCCAGGGCATGGAACTTGGCGCAAGCCGTTACATGACCAAGCCCTTCGATCCCGACGAGGTCCTGCGCGTGGCCAAGGAACTGCTGCATCTCGACGCCTGCTGA
- a CDS encoding HD domain-containing protein: protein MITLRRLLKKKTLGPVLDRAALLLGPGWQVTLCENVPDTAGFAACEALRLGEEPIGYLVVTPPVDGPLSSPEIARLPELIRFIAETLETLLVGEAVKRSLASEALGKYREISLLHRATLGLNGSLRPRDVAQALLDECRFGELPALSGMVFLQPPSSEGFIPVCSFGDVVATRLAAIADSTLFWDIARSQKGEIVNELGSDRRWHDEADLPSLLLCPLVASGRCVGMLALSGTPGVRFEASHLQYVGTLATVAGIALGNALHFDAVQALINSLMQALATAIDARDPFTAGHSQRVARLGVALAKAVHHDTEFFPEVTYTPSDLEELLYAGLLHDVGKIGIREEVLTKATRLSAGTMEIIGQRLALEALVTGRDNKAEFEALSRINAADGISREDAALVAAVGARTVTVGKTRLELLTEREIACLLIPRGNLTPEERREIERHPAESHRILCHIPFPGNMGRLLSIISQHHERLDGSGYPGGLKGGEILLQSRIIAIVDIYDAITMARHYKPALPREKALAILWAEARAGRIDTRLVELLERHIGTIERDCERLSGHVDLSQYLDQETVPAETGGDEDRRPEA from the coding sequence ATGATCACGCTGCGCCGGCTGCTCAAAAAAAAGACGTTGGGTCCGGTGCTCGACCGGGCGGCGCTGCTGCTTGGCCCCGGCTGGCAGGTGACGCTCTGCGAAAACGTGCCCGACACGGCCGGTTTTGCCGCCTGTGAAGCGTTGCGCCTCGGGGAAGAGCCCATCGGCTATCTCGTCGTCACCCCGCCGGTGGATGGCCCGCTCAGCTCCCCGGAAATCGCCCGTCTGCCAGAACTCATCCGCTTTATCGCCGAGACGCTGGAAACCCTGCTCGTCGGCGAGGCCGTCAAACGCAGTCTGGCCTCCGAAGCCCTCGGCAAGTACCGCGAAATTTCCCTGCTCCACCGGGCCACCCTCGGCCTCAATGGCTCGTTGCGTCCCCGTGACGTGGCCCAGGCCCTGCTCGACGAGTGCCGCTTTGGCGAACTGCCGGCCCTGTCCGGCATGGTGTTTTTGCAGCCGCCCTCCTCGGAGGGCTTCATCCCCGTCTGCTCCTTTGGCGACGTTGTCGCCACGCGGTTGGCGGCCATCGCCGACTCGACGCTTTTCTGGGACATCGCCCGCAGCCAAAAAGGGGAAATCGTCAACGAGCTCGGCAGCGACAGGCGCTGGCACGACGAAGCGGACCTGCCCTCCCTGCTCCTTTGTCCGCTGGTCGCCTCCGGCCGGTGCGTGGGCATGCTGGCCCTGTCCGGCACTCCGGGCGTGCGCTTCGAGGCCAGCCACCTCCAATACGTCGGGACGCTGGCCACCGTGGCCGGCATCGCCCTGGGCAACGCCCTGCATTTCGATGCGGTCCAGGCGCTCATCAATTCCCTGATGCAGGCCCTGGCCACGGCCATCGACGCCCGCGACCCCTTTACCGCCGGCCACTCCCAGCGCGTGGCCCGCCTCGGCGTGGCCTTGGCCAAGGCGGTCCATCACGATACGGAATTTTTCCCCGAGGTGACGTACACCCCGAGCGATCTGGAAGAGCTGCTTTATGCCGGGCTGTTGCACGACGTCGGCAAGATCGGCATTCGCGAGGAAGTGTTGACCAAGGCCACGCGCCTTTCAGCCGGAACCATGGAGATTATCGGCCAGCGCCTGGCCCTGGAGGCGCTCGTTACCGGGCGGGACAACAAGGCGGAATTCGAAGCGCTTTCGCGCATCAACGCGGCCGACGGCATCTCGCGCGAGGACGCGGCCCTGGTCGCGGCCGTCGGGGCCAGGACCGTCACCGTGGGCAAGACGCGACTGGAACTTTTAACGGAGCGGGAAATCGCCTGCCTGCTCATCCCCAGGGGCAACCTCACCCCCGAGGAACGCCGGGAAATCGAACGCCATCCGGCCGAGTCCCACCGTATCCTGTGCCACATCCCCTTTCCCGGGAACATGGGGCGGCTTTTATCCATCATCTCCCAGCACCACGAACGCCTGGACGGCTCGGGCTATCCCGGCGGGCTCAAGGGCGGGGAGATCCTGTTGCAGAGCCGTATCATCGCCATCGTGGACATCTACGACGCCATCACCATGGCAAGGCACTACAAGCCGGCCCTGCCCCGCGAAAAAGCCCTGGCCATCCTGTGGGCCGAAGCCCGGGCCGGGCGCATCGACACGCGGCTGGTGGAACTGCTCGAACGCCACATCGGCACGATCGAGCGCGATTGCGAGCGCCTAAGCGGCCATGTGGACCTGTCGCAATACCTTGATCAGGAAACGGTCCCGGCGGAAACCGGCGGGGATGAAGACCGCCGGCCGGAGGCATGA
- the fabZ gene encoding 3-hydroxyacyl-ACP dehydratase FabZ, whose translation MTATPGGAIAVTEIFDLLPHRYPFLLVDRVLEYDPGVSITAIKNVTINEPFFQGHFPGVPVMPGMLILEALAQAGGILVSKSLEGPLGDRIFMFTGVEKAKFRRPVTPGDQLVLRCFDLKRRMALCRMRAEATVDGKIAAEAELSAAVVDKAAL comes from the coding sequence ATGACGGCCACCCCCGGCGGCGCGATCGCCGTTACCGAAATCTTCGATCTGTTGCCCCACCGTTACCCGTTTCTTCTGGTCGACCGCGTGCTCGAATACGATCCCGGGGTTTCCATCACGGCCATCAAGAACGTGACCATAAACGAGCCGTTTTTCCAGGGACATTTTCCGGGCGTGCCGGTCATGCCGGGCATGCTGATCCTGGAAGCCCTGGCCCAGGCGGGCGGGATTCTGGTGTCCAAGTCCCTGGAAGGCCCGCTCGGGGACCGCATCTTCATGTTCACGGGCGTGGAAAAGGCCAAGTTCCGCCGGCCGGTGACGCCGGGGGACCAGCTTGTGCTGCGCTGCTTCGACTTGAAGCGCCGCATGGCTCTTTGCCGCATGCGCGCCGAGGCGACCGTGGACGGCAAGATCGCGGCCGAGGCGGAACTGTCCGCCGCCGTGGTGGACAAAGCCGCGCTGTAA
- a CDS encoding OmpH family outer membrane protein codes for MGGMLRVLIILAILVVPVTAFAQGKIGIINLDEALSNSSVGKSALSGLKSRFESREKAIAAQGEDLKKMQNELQKKSVALSQDAMKSKAADFEAKARKYLDDRNKLQQEEQQAQQGVLQPLLNRLQKVVAAYAAKNGYTIILEARSVPYYDPKMDVTSQIRAQFDSSK; via the coding sequence ATGGGCGGTATGTTACGGGTTTTGATCATTTTGGCCATTTTGGTCGTGCCGGTGACGGCGTTTGCCCAGGGCAAGATCGGCATCATCAACCTCGATGAGGCCCTGTCCAATTCCAGCGTCGGCAAGTCGGCCCTTTCCGGGCTCAAATCGCGGTTCGAATCCCGGGAAAAGGCCATCGCCGCCCAGGGTGAGGACCTCAAGAAGATGCAGAACGAACTGCAGAAAAAGAGCGTTGCCCTGTCCCAGGACGCCATGAAGAGCAAGGCGGCCGATTTCGAGGCCAAGGCCCGCAAGTACCTCGATGACCGCAACAAGCTCCAGCAGGAAGAGCAGCAGGCCCAGCAGGGCGTGTTGCAGCCGCTTCTCAACCGCCTGCAGAAGGTTGTCGCCGCGTACGCCGCGAAAAACGGCTACACCATCATCCTCGAAGCCCGCAGCGTTCCGTATTATGATCCCAAGATGGACGTGACGTCCCAGATTCGAGCCCAGTTCGACAGCAGCAAATAA